AAGGCTACCCGGTTTTGTTCTGTCCATTGTCGGGTACGGTTATTTACATAAGTGTCATCCAAAATACTCAACTCTCTAAACACTACCTCAGTAACTCCCAAGCCTATGATCCACTCCAGGTAACGCTCTATCTCTGCTACACTATTTACTCCCGTTTGGGTAAGAATGCACGAGTTTTTGACTGTTACTTTTGGGTTGATTTGTCGAATCAGGGGTTCATACACCTCATTTTTATGCACAGGTTCATTGCGGTTAAAATACATCACTCGTTGGTTTACTTCATCATTATAATGGCATCGCGATACCTCCAAACGGTCAAATTGGGCTGCTTGCAAGGCATCAATCAAGGCAGGATGATTGTGTAACCCCGTGGCATTGGTATAGAGCACCTTTTCGTTAAACTGAGGCGCGTTGTCTTGTTGTAGCATATCCAATAGTTTGAGTAGCCACCCCGGGTCACTGGTAGCCTCAAGCCCCGACAAACTGAGCCCAATATTTTCTACTACTCTTAAGTCGTTAAATACCGCAGCAAGTGCCTGAAAATACCGATCGTGATCTTTGATAATATTTTTAGAAGTCAAATTTTTCTGGTGCTTACGCTGAAGTTCTTCCGAACAAAAACCACAATGGGCATTGCAAGGGGTAGGGTTGGCAAAGGGGGTAAAAGTAAGCCCACGTCTGAGTTTATAGGGCTTTCCACGAAGGTGAACCCCTTCTTGTGATTTTTCATCATAATTTGACCACTTACCCTTTCTTAATTTTGCCAAATCGTTGGCGTTGGCAGGGCGAAAAGTGCGATTTCTTTGATTGGTGAGCGTATTCATGAAGTATACAAAACTGTTGTTGCCTGAAAATGCTGTAAACGTGGAAGTTAAAGTTTTGGTTTTTGGTATGAGTCTTTGCTTGCCCCTAAAGTCTTGTGACTCAATAATGCCCAACACCAAACACTACAGCTTTATAACCGATGGCTAAACAAAAAAAGTTTGTCTTATTGCCCAAAGCCCATATCTTGCAGTGAAGCAAACAAACACCGTGTATGAAAACTATATTGACTTCTCTGTTGGTATTGGTGGTATTGTCACAAGGGCAAAGCCAAGACAACAAAATGCGTAAATTTGAGCAAAAACTTGCCACCTTTCGCTATAGCCTTTACCAAGATTTGGCTCAGCTAAAAAGCAAGATCTTGTATAGCTGGTTTGGCAACCGCCCCCAAGCAGTGCCTGAACAACTGAACCAAAAGCTGCAAAAATTTTATAATGACCACGCCAAGACAATCAAAAACTACCGCTTGTATCAGCTGCGTTTGCACGCGACAAACGCCCCCATTAAAATAAGTGAATACGAAAAGGTAGAAGTAAAAAATGAAAGCATCAACTTGAACCCCTCTAAGGTAAGCGCCTGGAACCATATTTTTACAGTAAATCCTTTGCGTCACCTAGAGATAATGAGCTCCAAGATACTGGCACACCAACTGAGTGCTACTGAGTTTGGTTCGCAAAGCTTGTACGATAACCTTGCCCACCCACGAATGATTGCCCAAAAGCTTGCGAACCAACATTGGGAGGTTTGGATAGACAAGTATTTTTGGGTACTAAAGTTTGACTATCAACCCGAAACGGTGAGCCTTGAACTCAAAGGGTTGTTTAAAAGGAAAGATTAATACAAAAAATATGAACCCAACTTAAATCACTTATATTATGAAAGACAATACACTCGAAGATGTAAGTCACATCAAACAATTGCTCTTTTCTGACA
Above is a window of Microscilla marina ATCC 23134 DNA encoding:
- a CDS encoding radical SAM protein — its product is MNTLTNQRNRTFRPANANDLAKLRKGKWSNYDEKSQEGVHLRGKPYKLRRGLTFTPFANPTPCNAHCGFCSEELQRKHQKNLTSKNIIKDHDRYFQALAAVFNDLRVVENIGLSLSGLEATSDPGWLLKLLDMLQQDNAPQFNEKVLYTNATGLHNHPALIDALQAAQFDRLEVSRCHYNDEVNQRVMYFNRNEPVHKNEVYEPLIRQINPKVTVKNSCILTQTGVNSVAEIERYLEWIIGLGVTEVVFRELSILDDTYVNNRTRQWTEQNRVALDGLLAEIMPQLDQLRQHWAYQYTQAGYYYYNECFMYRNKVRVVLETSSYNALISRNAQTIVQKLVFHSNGNLCGDWDPDNEVLANYFG